The stretch of DNA TTTGTGGCTTCAGTGTGCTTCTCCGACAGCTTGGTGAAGATTTTGCAATTTGACAACCTACATTTCTATCGTATCATCTCCGGCACAAGAACATTCAACGCACAGGTCTTGTCATCTTTTCAAATGCACGACTCACGGGGCTTTCAAAAACCTTGGTAGTTAAGCTCGTGCAAGTATATGATTGGGGGTGCCACGACTTAGGTCTAGTTGCATTATGGTTACTGAAGCCTTGGTAGTAGGTCATGTTGCAAGGATTGACACCATGGAGAATACGTCTCCAAGAAATATATTTGTAATTCGTAGTAATAGGAGTATTTCTTTTGCCAGATGTAGTAACATGAGTTATTCTATAATTTTCCTGGGTCTATGATCCAAAGCATTGTACTACCTATAATGGATGTTGAGCTTCAATAAGACTACTGGTGATTCTCAAAATAAAACTAAAAAGGAAAGCTAACTCATCATGCGACTTTTTTGTGTGATGGTAATCTATCATGAGCTTATTCGCCATAGAGAAGTCAAAGCGTGTCCTAAAGAAAGGCTTCTCCCGAGGAGAGTACTTTGGTAGCTTACCACACGTGCATGTGGCCAAATTACTGGTTCTTCGATGTTGAAAACAACAACTTTTTGAAAAAGAACAACTGCTAGTACTTAATTGAATGTGAAAAAAATGAAAATGATGAATCCCAAACGTTCGGGATCTAAACATGGCAAATCGAACGTTTTTATGGCTATTTTTCTGATGCGAGGATGTCAAGTTTAGTTGCCAAGCACATCAATTTTCCGGCAAAAAAATATACATGGAGCATGAATTTCCATGTGTTTGAACTAAACTTATCATCCTCGCATCACTAAAATTGTCATAAAAACGTTCGATTTGCCATGGTCAAAATCCAAACGGGAGTTGTTGGTTTCCAAAAAAAAAATGGCCATCTTCTTGCTGCTAGTTTTGGAAAATAAAAACAAATTACCGCTACTTTCTTACCCTTGTTTTTTGTTGCACGGATGGATATTGGAGATTATACTTTAGGTACCGACCCGTTTCAATTTTTTTTACTTCAGGTAGATGTACGTAATTCCACACGAGCTAGTGACACGTACGTACGTGTTGCTTAGTTACAGGTTAATCGGGTCGAAAATTCCGTAGCTGttccgggcaaaaaaaaaaaaTCCTTAGCCGTGTAGCACCGACTGTCGGACCGACGCGGTTAAGCTAGCTGCGTGCAGTGTCATTTTCCATCTCAAGAAAACGCGCGACGGCCATTGATCGAGCCACACTACGAAAGCGAAATATATCTGAGATCGGTCGGTATCGATTCGTATGAACAAATTGAAAAAACAAATCTGTGACGCGAGTACTCAAGCAAACACAAAGCATCTTCTATTTGTGAGCAGAAGAGTAGCTAAAAGCACACGTCGAAAAAGTTGAGAACGCGTAAGAGGAACGCGCGTAGGTACGTGCGAGTCAGCTGCATATGCTAGCGCTGCGCCCGTACATGATCTTCTCCATCCTATATAAAGAGACATGCATGCCCTCATGTCAAGCACATATCACAAACACAGATCCTCCTCCTTCAAACACATACATAGATCCTCATCCTCCTATATACCCATCGATCACACAAGGCACGAGTGCGTACGTACACGAACGTATACCGGTGAGAGATCGGAAGGCTAATTGGTGATGGGGCGCCACAGCAGCAGCGGCAAGCCCGAGGCCGGCGGCGAGCAGTACCGCGAGGAGGAGAAACATCACAAGCACATGGAGAAGTTGGCCAAGCTCGGCGCCGTCGCAGCCGGAGCATACGCTAGGGTACGCCCCACAGCTCACGCTTTACATATTACTTGCAATTGATGGCATACGCATTACTCTACTCATGGTTAACTATAGTGCTGATAATTACTTGACAATATGCAGCACGAGAAGCACGAGGCGAGGAAGGACCCGGAGCACGCAAGGTCGCACAAGATCAAGGAGAAGATCGCCGCCACGGTCGCCGCCGGCAGCGCCGGCTTGGCGATCCATGAGCACCACAAAAAGAAAGAGGCCAAGAAGCACGCCCGCCATGGCCACCACCACTGATACACATACACTCATGGATGCAAATGCACACGTAGACCCTTGCTAGCTATCTTATATGTACGGCCGGTtacattcattcattttgttgtCTTGTTCCATAGTACTGAATTGCTGTTTGGTATGTGTATTTTCGTCACATAGTCATGTTGGTACATTCTTGTAGTACATGTTTGGGCACATCTCCTCTAATAATAACCTACACGCCTTCTTTTCTCTCGAAATAGCAGGGATCTCCATTGAAAATGCCCAACATTACAACATTACTAGATGTCATGGAGTACTGGGCGTGAACCACATGATAAATATTTGTCTCCATGACTCGTGGTTACTTTCTTCTACCGAgctttattatttggttgagtGTTGCATTCTACCATAACATGTTGGTATTGTTGCAAGATCTATTGCCTCATATAGGTTGAAGCAACTTAGTTGTATTTAAACTTTGGAGAACTTATACTTCCACTGTCTCTAAATCAACTAGGAAATTTAAAATATGTAGTCGGCTATTTGACCCCACCTCTAGTCGTCATCTTTGATCCTTCGCATGGGGATTCGAAATTTGTGTCTTCTGACCCATAACTAGAATAGTCTTGATAAGTCTCAATCGACTAAGCTTCGTTAAGTCTCACTCGATGCTATATCCGTGAGATCTTACATTGAGATCCGTGCAAAATTTTATTTTTAGATTTTCCATTTTCTCTATTACATGTTATCACTTGACTGAGACTTGGTTaaatctcagtcgactgagaccaAGGCACACCCAAATTAGAATGAACcaaatcttgaagaaaaacatcaCCTTGAGTTAAATGAAGAAGCTCACCCATTTCCTTTATCAACATCAACTCTACCCTTTATTTGGCAACTAGGACAAGGTTATTACTACCTGGACTATCTAGCTCAAGGCGACTTCAATGAAATTGTGCATGCTCATGAGAAAGAGGGTGGAGTTGCACACCCCAACGTTGTATGCAAGCGTTTAGTAATGCTCTTTGATTGCAGTCTGGATTATCTTGGATATAGTGGTGATATTTTCTTGTGGCGCTGGGTCATATGCATGAACGGCTAGACTGGGAAGTGGGCAACAGTGGATGGGTTGGTTTGTTTCCCTGCTTCGATGTGTCAAATGAACGCTTTGACAAATCGGTACCATCACCCGATTCTGGTGGACATCGAGTTCCAGCTAGGCCTGCAACCAAGAGGGTCTAGTGGAACGTTGTCTTGCCGAAGAGGATCTCAGAGAATTGTCCAAACTGCATTAATGTGGGAAGATGCATGGTGTGGTGTCTCTAGGGCAGCTCACATCGGTCATTCGCTCTGCGCTACACCGCTAGGACAAGGAGGTTTTGAAGGGGCCTCATAGTAGAGTCTGAGAATTAGAAAAGAAACTGAATGAAGTAACGCCCAGCCCACTAACATGAAATTCCTATGAAATGGAGTACCTGCTAGAACAGGAAAAGAATTTACTAGATCCAAAGAGGCGTGCTGATTGGCTCAGTCACGGTGACCAAAACACTGACTTCTTCCACAGGGCAGCGATGGGACGACGTAAGGAATTTACATTAAACGATTGAAATGCGATCCATGTGATTGGATTGAGGACCAAGACATTATTGATAACGTTAAGCCTAGTGTGACCGAATATATGATTTGTTTTGCGAGAAACCGGATATATAAATTAGGAGTTAAACAAACCTTACACTAGAGATGAGGTTTAAAAAGCTATGTATAATATCAACAAATTAATTAAAAGTACCAAGCCTGGATGACCTACATGTTGTTTTCTATAAGAGTTTTTGCCACAAAGTCGAGGACGATCTCATTGATGAAGTGTTGTTGGCAGTAAACACTAGGAAGATTCCGGATGGCTAGAATAATACCACTATATTTCTCGTCCCTAAGATCGACAATCCTGAGGTCATAACTCAGTTTTTTGACCCATAAACTTATGCAACGTGGTGTATAAGGTGATTTGAGAACTGCTTGTTAACCGTCCGAAATTTCTTCTGTTGGAGATTATTTCGCCAAACCAAAGTGCTTTTTTCCCGGGAGGTCTTATATCAGATAATTTGCTGATGTCTTTTGAATCTAATCATGCTATTAAAAAGAAGAATAAAGGTAAATATGGAACTTGTGTGGTGAAGCTTGGCATGCACAAGGCATATGATAGGGCCAAAAGGATTTATCTAGAGAGGATCTTATTACACCTGGGGTTCACGACATATTGGCTGTCACTTATTAAGTAttggaaatatgccttagagacAATAATACCGTATTATTATATTTCTATATTGATAATTAAGAGTTTACATTCTATGTTATAACTGCTATGATCATGGAATAAGCGATCCAATGGGAAACTCATATGCACATGTGGAGTGATAGATGGTCAAAAAAGATTCCTAGTCTCGTCTCTAAGACTAGCTgaagtgttgttggtgatcacaTTTTCCAGATCTTGGGATATCATTAAGTGCAACGATAGTTATAAAACAAAACTAAGAGTATGACCTTAGAATAACGATCATATTGAATCAACCCAAACTTGTTTGTTATACTTTGAGATAATATCGCCGGAACAAAACCGGTAGCGAGGAGACCGGCATAGTGAGCATGTGTATGACTCAAGAGGATACCGATATACCTCACCTTGGGTTTTGTAAAGTATCACGAAGCAAAGGAAATAGCCCATCAAAACCAAAAGTTCACTTGAATGTCATCATGTACTCATAGGGATCGATATGGATGTCCACGGTTTCACTTTTAGTCAGGGATTTTGTTCATGTCTATATTTTACCAAACCTACAGGTTCGCAAGCTTAATGTAATCATGATCTGCTGAGTGTTAATATGATAGGAGTAATGAGAAAATATTTATGAAATTGTTTCATTAATATTCGAAATAGTTTCGAGAGGAACCGGAAGCGCTTCGGGGTTTCCGGAAGGGTTTCAGAGTTTATTGGACAATACCGGGTATTACCGATAaaatatatataggtggaaaatgtCTCCAGAGATGTTAAATTAATAATAAAAGGCTCTAATAATAGTTATGAGGCTTTTATATTAATTAAATATCAACGAATCTTAAaaggccaagtggtggaaggagAATTGGTCCACAAGGGCCCAATAGGGGAGGCGCCCCCTTTTCCTCAtggaaaggagggagggaggattCATCACTGCACGgtaaacaaacatcacataatCATGCTATAGATGTCCTTGCGAAGGGTGCAACGCCGGTTAGAATGAAGTTactcttgttcttcttttgctgtGATGAATCCTTACGGGCTAGTGCCACAAAGCCAGAGTTATCATCACTTCATAAGTCCAATCTTGTGAAATTTGGGTTTTTGTTCTCACAGATGTGTTCATGCGGATATGATGAGTTTGTGTTAGCgcctggtgcttttgttggtctGATCTCTTGTGGCTTCAGTGTGCTTATCTGGCATCTTGGTGAATATTTTGTATTTCAACAACCTACATTTCTAGGGGGTCATCCCGGCCGAAGAATGTTCGACGCACACGATGTTTCATCTTTTCACATGGACGACTCATGCGGATGTCAAAAAACCTTTGAAGGTAGTTAATATGCTGATGCAAGTATACGGTTGGCCGTACCACAACCGAGGTGTGATTGCATTATCTTTACCAATGCGGTAATGCCTTGCTAGTAGGTCATGTTGCAAGGATTGTCACCATGGAAAATAAGTCTCCAAGAAATATCTTGGTAATTCATCGTAATAGTGTAATTTTCTTGGGTCTATGATCCAAGGCATTGTACCTCCAATGGATGTTGAGCTTCAATAAAACTATTGATGATTCTTAAAATAAAATTAAAAAGGAAagctaagggcatctccaacatcGATCCGTAAATTCGCTCTGACATCTGTCCGCGGATATGGGGACCAGTCCGCATATAAGGATGTGGGAGACGACCATCCAACCATAGCCGCATATATTCAAAACATCTCGCGAAACATTTGGCTAAATGAACCTACTAAAAGCAAACATTTGGCTAAATGAACCTACTAAAAGCACTAAGCAAGGCTACGAAGTACACCACTATGGCGGAAGCAAACATTCCGCCAAATCGAAGCAAGGCTACTAAGCACGCCATGCCATGGCGGAAGCCAACCTTCCGCCAAATGAATGCCTATTTTGATTAATTAAAATACTAATTAGCACCTTCCGCCAAATGTAAATGTATTATTCAGTACTACCTTCCGCCAAAGTGCTAGCTATTTGCTGCAATTATCACATTGCATTTCACTAAATACTAGTCATCATAGGCAGACGCAGAGTAGAGATGATACATGACGGCTTTTTGTTGGTCATCCAGATGTCAGGACTCTTACAAAGCTCAGCTACGTTCTGTTCCGATTTGTGGGAGAACGGACGTCCCGACCCGTCGGCGGACCGATGCAGAACCGTATTGAATGGCACAATACATCCACACAACACAGTCCAAACGTATGCAAACAGTTTGAAGGTTGACATTGAAATGCCCTAACTTATCATGCGACTTTTTTTATGGTAATCCATCATGAGATTGCTGGCAGTAGAAAAGTCAAAGGGTGTCTAAGAAAAGGCTTCTCGTGAGGATAGTACTTTGGCAGCTTACCACATGTGCATGTGGCGAAATTACTAGTTTTTTTAGCTACTTAATTGAATGCTAAAAAATGAACGTCTTCTTGCTGCTACTTTTGGACATAGTACAGATGCAAATGCTTATACATGTGCACATACACTTATTTTATTCTTATGAGCATCATCGAGAGACTGAACGAGAACATCATCTTGCGATTGACGAAGTCGATACAGACGCATTTGTAATCGACGAGAACGTCTCCTCTCACTGAACGCACAGCGCCGGAGGATGTGAAATAAATCTATGAAAATACGATCAGCGGTGTCAAGTTTAGGACTTGAATCCTGTTGCGCTAGAGATAATACTGTCCTTCTAACCTTCCTACTACAGGTTGGTTCGCCTTTGCCTCTTTTTGTTGCATGGATAGATACTGTAGATGATACGTCAGGTATGGatccgtttcaaaaaaaaatgttACTCCatttgtaaagaaatataaaaatgTTTAGACCCCTATCTTATACTCTCTCCAtttcaaaataagtgtctcaactatAATACAACTTTATACTGAAATTAATACACaattgagtcacttattttgggccGGAGAAAGTATTTCTTGAGAGAGGAAATACTTTCAGGTAGATGCACGTACGTCCACACGAGCTAGCGACACGTACGTCTTGCTTAGTTACAAGTTAATTAGTCGGGTCGAAAATTCCGTAGCCGTTCCGGgcacaaaaaataaaaaataaatccTTAGCCGTGTTGCACCGACCGGCCGGCCGACGCGGTTAAGCTAGAATGCAAACGAACTCGGTCGTCCTCGAGTAGTTTCCGTTTCTACTGGAAATCCAGTGGCGTGCGTGTCGTTTTCTATCTGAAGAAGAAAACGCGAGGGCGATTGATCGAGCCACATCTAGTCTACGAAAGCGAAGTATATCTGCGATCGGTCGGTATCGATATGAACAAGGCTCAATAATTGCTTGAAAATTGAGAACGCGTAAGAGGAAGGCGCGCACGTACGTGCGAGCTGCATGTTGCGCCCGTACACAGATCCTCCTATATAAAGAGACATGCATGCCCTCATGTCAAGCACATATCACAAACACACAAACACAGATCATCATCCTCCATT from Triticum urartu cultivar G1812 chromosome 3, Tu2.1, whole genome shotgun sequence encodes:
- the LOC125549423 gene encoding abscisic stress-ripening protein 2-like, whose amino-acid sequence is MGRHSSSGKPEAGGEQYREEEKHHKHMEKLAKLGAVAAGAYARHEKHEARKDPEHARSHKIKEKIAATVAAGSAGLAIHEHHKKKEAKKHARHGHHH